A genomic region of Vibrio sp. 10N contains the following coding sequences:
- a CDS encoding LysR family transcriptional regulator has translation MKESEMLKLDFNSLKLLKILGEEKNTKRAGERLFISQPAVSKSLRKLREQFNDQLFLRQKHGLEPTPKCEQLLRQLPDVLSGLEAIFEQGSSFNPEDYSGEINIHINTVLCYPLMEPLFKALTKTAPNATIVIQNWSHDTEVKIKTNQVDLGINFMPLGITKEIVQQHVVAAQFKLCCSTEHPMSRKGSITPQDVGSMPLALMLMPDYHQGEAFAETYLRARDIEPRVLLRTDKIDLCYQAVRKHHCLFPVSHIVRHSIPENMTLLDIEHFEDGPEFSIGVFFAHRSRHSPYLTWLKGLVFDTIKHLS, from the coding sequence ATGAAAGAGTCGGAGATGTTAAAACTCGACTTTAATTCTCTAAAGTTGCTCAAAATACTGGGCGAAGAGAAGAATACCAAACGAGCTGGCGAGCGACTTTTTATCAGCCAACCTGCAGTAAGCAAGTCACTAAGAAAGCTTAGAGAGCAGTTCAACGATCAACTGTTTTTGAGACAAAAGCATGGGTTAGAGCCGACCCCCAAATGTGAGCAGTTGCTTCGGCAGCTTCCCGATGTCTTATCAGGACTGGAAGCAATATTTGAACAAGGTAGTAGTTTCAACCCGGAGGACTACTCTGGTGAAATCAATATTCACATCAACACTGTACTCTGCTACCCACTAATGGAGCCCTTATTCAAAGCTCTCACTAAAACCGCACCCAATGCAACGATCGTCATCCAAAACTGGTCTCACGATACCGAAGTTAAAATCAAAACCAACCAAGTAGACCTAGGTATTAATTTTATGCCTTTAGGTATTACTAAAGAGATCGTGCAGCAACATGTTGTTGCCGCTCAGTTTAAGCTTTGTTGCTCTACCGAACATCCAATGAGTAGAAAAGGAAGCATAACCCCACAAGATGTCGGAAGCATGCCGTTAGCATTAATGTTAATGCCTGATTACCACCAAGGGGAAGCATTTGCAGAAACCTATTTGAGAGCGCGGGACATTGAGCCTAGAGTATTATTACGAACAGACAAAATAGATCTATGCTATCAAGCAGTGCGTAAACACCACTGTCTTTTTCCTGTCAGCCATATTGTTAGACACTCTATTCCAGAAAATATGACGCTACTTGATATAGAGCATTTTGAAGATGGACCAGAATTCTCCATTGGTGTTTTTTTTGCTCATCGCTCCCGACATTCACCG
- the pepT gene encoding peptidase T: MTSLIDRFLKYVTFDTQSNPSQATCPSTPGQTEFARFLQQELIELGLSDVTLDANGYIMATLPSNVEADVPAIGFIAHMDTAPDASGKDVTPQLVENYQGGDIALGKGDVVLSPIQYPDLHALHGHDIITTDGTTLLGADNKAGIAEIISAVEYLMANPEIPHGDIKIGFTPDEEIGRGADLFDVEKFAAKWAYTVDGGPVGELEYENFNAAAALVEFKGVSVHPGTAKGKMVNAMTAAARFHADMPVEETPECTSGYEGFYHLHNAQMSLTESSLHYILRDFDKDELARKKAYLEDKVATFNAQGSKVSLTITDNYSNMREMVEPHPHIIEIAKQAMESCQVKPNIKPIRGGTDGARLSFMGLPCPNLFTGGYNFHGIHEFITVQGMELAVKVIVQIAKDTAIRYR, encoded by the coding sequence ATGACAAGTCTTATTGACAGGTTTCTCAAATATGTCACGTTCGACACGCAATCTAACCCGTCACAGGCAACATGCCCTAGCACCCCAGGCCAAACTGAGTTTGCTCGATTTCTTCAACAAGAACTTATTGAATTAGGTCTATCCGATGTCACGCTAGATGCTAACGGCTATATCATGGCGACCTTACCATCAAATGTAGAAGCTGATGTTCCAGCAATTGGCTTTATTGCTCATATGGATACTGCGCCGGATGCTTCAGGTAAAGATGTGACACCTCAGTTGGTAGAGAACTATCAAGGCGGTGATATCGCGCTTGGAAAGGGTGATGTGGTGCTATCTCCAATTCAGTATCCTGATCTGCATGCTCTTCATGGTCACGATATCATTACGACCGATGGCACGACATTGCTCGGAGCGGATAATAAAGCCGGTATTGCCGAGATCATCTCTGCGGTCGAGTATTTGATGGCAAATCCAGAGATCCCTCATGGTGACATTAAAATAGGTTTTACCCCTGATGAAGAGATTGGTCGTGGCGCCGATTTATTCGATGTCGAGAAGTTTGCGGCGAAATGGGCTTACACCGTCGATGGCGGTCCGGTAGGTGAACTTGAATATGAGAACTTCAATGCAGCGGCCGCGCTTGTTGAGTTCAAAGGTGTCTCAGTCCACCCAGGGACGGCAAAAGGTAAAATGGTTAATGCCATGACCGCAGCAGCGCGATTCCATGCTGATATGCCAGTCGAAGAGACGCCAGAATGCACTTCAGGCTATGAAGGCTTCTATCATCTACATAATGCGCAGATGTCTTTGACGGAATCATCGCTGCACTACATTTTGCGCGATTTTGACAAAGATGAGTTAGCACGTAAAAAAGCCTACCTAGAAGATAAGGTGGCAACGTTTAATGCGCAGGGTAGTAAGGTGAGTTTAACCATCACGGATAACTATTCGAACATGCGCGAAATGGTAGAGCCGCATCCACACATCATTGAGATTGCTAAGCAGGCAATGGAAAGCTGTCAGGTGAAACCAAACATCAAGCCTATCCGAGGCGGCACCGATGGCGCTCGGTTATCGTTCATGGGATTACCTTGTCCAAACTTGTTTACCGGTGGTTACAATTTCCACGGGATTCATGAGTTTATTACTGTTCAAGGCATGGAGTTAGCAGTAAAAGTGATCGTGCAAATTGCGAAAGACACCGCGATTCGTTATCGTTAA
- a CDS encoding TerC/Alx family metal homeostasis membrane protein: MSPSIYLGFLLLTLALVALDIYQTRGGQITIRKAAIWSGFWFVLAFVFAATIYLFWHVYAPDSDYSAEKATVSFLTGYLLEKSLSVDNLFVFAIIFHQYSVPQHLRPRALLWGVIGALVLRAIMISVGAQLLAQFHWVMYLFAAFLIWTGIQLARDHGEDEINPLPERLIRKLLPVTESYHGNSLSIIENGKRVFTPMLVVIGVIAFMDILFALDSIPAIFAVTREPFLVLAANVFALLGLRSLYFVLEGMMNRFVYLKPALSFIMIFIGIKMALVGSPLEIPTWFSLCVILCTMTAASIASLYKEKQQLKVVNK, encoded by the coding sequence ATGAGCCCATCTATCTATCTTGGCTTCCTGCTGCTGACTCTTGCGTTAGTCGCATTAGATATCTATCAAACTCGCGGCGGTCAAATTACCATTCGTAAAGCGGCGATTTGGAGCGGTTTTTGGTTTGTACTGGCATTCGTGTTTGCTGCAACTATCTATCTATTTTGGCATGTGTACGCGCCAGACAGCGATTACAGCGCAGAAAAAGCAACGGTATCGTTCCTAACTGGCTATTTGCTTGAAAAATCGCTCAGCGTCGACAACCTGTTTGTGTTCGCGATTATCTTTCACCAGTACTCTGTACCTCAGCATTTGCGCCCGCGTGCTTTATTATGGGGTGTGATTGGTGCGTTGGTACTGCGTGCCATCATGATCAGTGTCGGTGCTCAGCTGCTTGCTCAGTTCCACTGGGTGATGTATCTGTTTGCGGCTTTCTTGATTTGGACGGGTATTCAATTGGCGCGTGATCATGGTGAGGATGAGATCAATCCACTTCCAGAGCGATTGATTCGCAAACTATTGCCGGTGACGGAATCGTATCATGGTAATAGCTTGTCAATTATTGAAAATGGCAAACGAGTATTCACCCCAATGCTGGTGGTGATTGGTGTGATTGCCTTTATGGATATTCTGTTCGCGTTGGACTCAATCCCGGCGATATTTGCTGTTACTCGTGAGCCGTTCCTAGTGTTGGCGGCAAACGTGTTTGCTCTGCTTGGCCTGCGTTCGCTCTATTTTGTTCTTGAGGGCATGATGAACCGATTCGTGTACCTCAAACCAGCGCTGTCTTTCATCATGATATTCATTGGTATCAAGATGGCATTGGTAGGATCGCCTTTGGAGATTCCAACTTGGTTCTCTTTGTGTGTGATTTTGTGCACCATGACAGCGGCATCAATAGCATCGCTGTACAAAGAAAAACAGCAGCTCAAGGTTGTGAATAAATAG
- a CDS encoding alpha-amylase, which translates to MKHKTLLACMLLASPGLLASPNITVSTSTTSRDYPITADEPLVIPLTKDKYQLKVSGIDGSCDHQLPSKIKFNTPIPLLCGEDSVLPLNIRFTGDYSFAYDNEAKSLVFKRQPKKVAKKEFKRPIPNVQCAALPHEAQTIAVGDTYADGTKLKDIFTGDVVTVKNGKVTVVPNAASGGLTLLEPVDTVELSDDLNYRNANIYFVMVDRFNNSNPSEPQPYGRQSDGKDNIGTFHGGDLNGITEKLDYIQSLGTNVIWLSPIVEQVHGFVGGGDSGSFPFYGYHGYWTRDFTKIDESFGNDDDLKRLVDEAHKRGIKVLLDAVINHPGYSTLADIQYDDLNVLKPAHQLPAMFAKWQPKASENWHSYHSNIDYQSEQWSHWWGADWVRTGLPGYDKPGSSDITLSLAGLPDFKTESTKAVTPPQWLLDNPGTRVAKRDNYTVADYLIEWQTDWVKRFGVDGYRVDTVKHVEGEVWKRLKTEATQSLEQWRKDNNQSGQPFWMMGEVWGHSAYRSPYFDDGFNALINFDMQKKLDKGAACFSQMADTYQSYANSIQESEDFNPVSYMSSHDTELFFSRFKDYTMQKNVANALLLSPGAIQVYYGDEVGRNIGPYADDFHQGTRSDMVWTLTEDKKALLDHWRTVGQFRDRHPAIGAGKHTEIANDNAYVFSRELDGDKVIVAYFGK; encoded by the coding sequence ATGAAACATAAGACCCTACTTGCTTGCATGCTACTAGCCTCGCCTGGGCTGCTAGCATCACCTAATATCACGGTTTCAACTTCAACCACCAGCCGTGACTATCCCATAACCGCAGATGAGCCGTTGGTGATACCACTGACCAAAGATAAATACCAATTAAAAGTGTCTGGTATTGATGGCAGTTGCGATCATCAACTGCCTAGCAAAATTAAGTTCAATACACCGATTCCTCTGTTGTGTGGCGAAGACTCAGTTCTGCCTCTCAACATCCGTTTTACCGGAGATTACTCTTTTGCCTATGATAACGAAGCTAAGTCTCTAGTATTCAAAAGACAGCCTAAGAAGGTCGCAAAAAAAGAGTTCAAGCGTCCTATTCCCAATGTTCAATGCGCCGCATTACCACACGAGGCACAGACCATTGCTGTCGGTGATACCTATGCCGATGGTACTAAGCTAAAAGATATCTTCACTGGTGATGTTGTCACTGTAAAAAACGGCAAGGTGACGGTAGTGCCAAACGCGGCGTCTGGTGGTTTGACGCTACTAGAGCCTGTCGACACCGTTGAGCTGTCTGATGACCTTAACTATCGCAATGCCAATATCTACTTTGTGATGGTAGATAGATTCAACAATTCCAATCCGAGCGAGCCACAACCCTATGGACGTCAATCAGATGGTAAAGACAACATAGGTACTTTCCACGGTGGCGATCTTAATGGCATTACCGAAAAACTCGATTACATCCAATCACTTGGCACGAATGTGATTTGGCTTTCACCGATCGTCGAGCAAGTGCATGGGTTTGTTGGCGGCGGCGACAGCGGTTCATTCCCTTTCTATGGCTACCATGGCTACTGGACTCGTGATTTCACCAAAATCGATGAAAGTTTCGGCAACGATGATGACTTAAAACGCTTAGTAGACGAAGCACATAAACGCGGCATCAAAGTGTTGCTGGATGCAGTCATTAACCACCCTGGCTATTCAACGCTCGCCGACATTCAATATGATGACCTCAACGTACTCAAGCCAGCGCACCAGTTACCAGCAATGTTTGCCAAGTGGCAACCCAAAGCATCAGAAAACTGGCACAGCTATCACAGCAACATCGACTACCAAAGCGAACAATGGAGCCACTGGTGGGGTGCAGATTGGGTTCGTACCGGTTTACCAGGCTACGACAAACCAGGTTCGAGTGACATTACTCTGTCGCTTGCAGGCCTACCTGACTTTAAAACCGAATCCACTAAAGCGGTAACCCCTCCTCAGTGGCTGCTGGATAATCCCGGAACCCGCGTTGCCAAACGTGACAATTACACTGTTGCCGATTATCTCATTGAATGGCAAACGGATTGGGTGAAACGCTTTGGTGTTGATGGTTACCGTGTCGATACGGTGAAGCACGTAGAAGGAGAAGTGTGGAAGAGGCTAAAAACAGAAGCGACACAAAGCCTAGAGCAGTGGCGCAAAGACAACAATCAATCTGGACAACCTTTCTGGATGATGGGTGAAGTTTGGGGACACAGTGCGTATCGCAGCCCCTATTTTGACGACGGCTTCAATGCACTCATCAACTTTGATATGCAGAAAAAGCTCGATAAAGGCGCGGCATGTTTCAGCCAAATGGCAGACACCTACCAAAGTTACGCCAACTCGATTCAAGAGTCGGAAGACTTTAACCCAGTAAGCTACATGTCCTCCCATGATACCGAGCTGTTCTTCAGCCGATTCAAAGACTACACCATGCAGAAAAACGTAGCGAATGCTCTACTACTGAGCCCGGGCGCGATTCAGGTGTATTACGGTGATGAAGTGGGTCGAAATATTGGCCCATATGCCGATGACTTCCACCAAGGCACTCGCTCCGACATGGTATGGACACTCACTGAAGATAAGAAAGCACTGCTCGATCATTGGCGAACTGTTGGTCAGTTCCGAGACCGTCATCCGGCTATTGGTGCGGGTAAGCATACAGAGATTGCTAACGACAATGCCTATGTTTTCTCTAGAGAGCTAGATGGTGACAAGGTGATTGTTGCTTACTTTGGGAAGTAG
- a CDS encoding mechanosensitive ion channel family protein — protein MEDVQKIIAFLIENKLLLSVLVITLILIIRRITLSGIRGDVAFLSEDQRKWMSRTKNGSFAIIVVTLFLVWKSEISEFALSVTAIAVAIVVASKEIILCFTGSIQRASSRSFRIGDWIEVGKTSGEVIEHNLMATVIQEIDLYHGQYHFTGKTITLPNSMFFTYPVKNLNFMKRYVYHSFSIVVPGFKNLFPLLPELSVRIEKHSENFIDVARRYNGVIEKHAGVDLPGSEPHIHIASGATGEQIVHVMIFCPTELATHLEQEIRADFMLLHDLSFPEENSKD, from the coding sequence ATGGAAGACGTTCAAAAAATCATCGCGTTTTTAATTGAAAACAAACTGTTATTGAGCGTTCTGGTCATCACTCTGATTTTGATAATACGCCGCATCACACTCTCGGGAATTCGAGGGGATGTGGCGTTTTTGTCTGAAGATCAGCGTAAATGGATGTCTCGGACTAAAAACGGCTCGTTCGCGATCATCGTTGTTACTCTGTTTCTGGTTTGGAAGTCGGAAATCAGTGAGTTTGCGCTATCGGTGACCGCGATAGCTGTTGCTATTGTTGTGGCCTCTAAAGAGATCATTCTCTGTTTTACCGGTTCAATCCAACGAGCGAGCTCGCGCTCGTTTCGTATCGGTGATTGGATTGAAGTAGGAAAGACCAGTGGCGAAGTGATTGAGCATAATTTGATGGCCACTGTGATCCAAGAAATCGACCTTTATCATGGTCAATATCATTTCACAGGAAAAACCATCACACTGCCTAACAGCATGTTTTTCACCTATCCTGTTAAGAACCTCAACTTTATGAAACGCTACGTTTACCATAGCTTTTCCATTGTAGTTCCTGGCTTTAAAAACCTATTCCCATTGCTCCCTGAGTTAAGCGTTAGAATCGAGAAGCACAGCGAAAACTTTATCGATGTTGCGAGACGCTATAACGGTGTTATTGAAAAACATGCAGGGGTCGATTTACCTGGCTCAGAGCCCCATATTCATATTGCAAGTGGTGCGACGGGTGAGCAAATAGTGCATGTGATGATTTTCTGCCCAACGGAACTTGCGACCCATTTAGAGCAGGAAATTCGCGCTGACTTTATGCTGTTGCACGATTTATCGTTTCCAGAAGAAAATTCAAAAGATTGA
- a CDS encoding DUF1254 domain-containing protein, with amino-acid sequence MKKSVISLALCVATVLTPVSSSFASSDTSVHIASIAEQRFERRALEAGIWFIPQVLYETIASETIAKFGGDRNSTVYFFERPVTWHAQMMTGNNNTPYVHTYHSIEDGPVVIEIPAATEENAFFGTLLDSWHKPLIDVGPDGADQGKGGKYLIVPKGYKGDTDGYIVVEQDTFQGYTTIRSMTKTTSEEDMKGHVDYVTKGVRMYPLGSSNIHTTFKAMDNVVIDTHLQWQDHFSTSFWERAHQALQNEVIKSDEKAMYGMLRYLGLEKGEAFAPSQHQQVMLNEASVKLHAEMKDSFTHYAPKLWGEQSQWTIPVNPEMMLTNATYTADYWHDYAGRGTTFSYYIAPPKSLAESRSTTYIKGILDADGNPMFGDYDYTIHVPANVPAERFWSFLTYSMETGSFIYEADRLGWASNEPEMAFNQDGSTDIYWSSDCESRGYTNCMPITKGEQFFTLFRLYGPQADFFNGNFVLDDIQRIDTK; translated from the coding sequence ATGAAAAAGTCAGTAATTTCTCTCGCATTATGTGTTGCGACTGTATTAACACCCGTATCATCTTCTTTTGCTAGCAGTGATACCAGTGTACATATTGCTTCCATTGCTGAGCAAAGGTTTGAACGTAGAGCGCTGGAAGCAGGTATTTGGTTCATTCCACAAGTTCTTTATGAAACGATTGCGTCTGAAACAATTGCTAAATTTGGCGGTGACCGCAATAGCACAGTGTACTTTTTTGAACGACCTGTGACTTGGCATGCTCAGATGATGACTGGAAACAATAATACGCCGTATGTTCACACCTATCATAGTATTGAAGATGGTCCAGTGGTCATCGAGATACCTGCGGCGACAGAAGAGAATGCCTTCTTTGGTACATTGCTGGACTCTTGGCATAAGCCTTTAATTGACGTTGGCCCTGATGGTGCTGACCAAGGTAAAGGTGGTAAGTATCTTATAGTGCCTAAAGGTTACAAGGGCGACACAGATGGCTACATTGTCGTGGAACAAGATACTTTCCAAGGTTATACGACGATACGTTCGATGACGAAAACTACTTCCGAAGAGGACATGAAGGGTCATGTCGATTACGTTACAAAAGGCGTAAGAATGTATCCATTGGGTTCAAGCAATATCCATACAACATTTAAAGCCATGGATAATGTTGTGATTGATACACATCTCCAGTGGCAAGATCACTTTTCAACTTCGTTTTGGGAACGAGCGCATCAAGCTTTGCAAAATGAAGTTATTAAGAGTGATGAGAAAGCAATGTACGGTATGCTGCGTTATCTAGGTTTGGAAAAAGGGGAAGCATTCGCACCTAGCCAACACCAGCAAGTGATGTTGAATGAAGCATCAGTGAAACTTCATGCAGAAATGAAAGATAGCTTCACACATTATGCCCCTAAGTTGTGGGGTGAACAATCGCAGTGGACGATTCCTGTCAACCCAGAAATGATGCTAACCAACGCAACCTACACTGCTGATTACTGGCACGATTATGCTGGGCGTGGAACCACATTTTCTTACTACATAGCACCACCTAAATCTTTGGCGGAATCACGCTCGACGACATACATCAAAGGTATTCTCGATGCAGACGGAAATCCAATGTTTGGCGACTATGATTATACCATTCACGTCCCTGCTAATGTGCCAGCGGAGCGTTTTTGGTCATTTCTAACTTACTCTATGGAAACGGGTAGTTTTATCTATGAGGCTGACCGTTTAGGTTGGGCATCCAATGAGCCAGAGATGGCATTTAACCAAGATGGAAGCACTGACATTTACTGGTCTTCAGACTGTGAAAGTAGAGGTTACACCAATTGTATGCCAATTACTAAAGGCGAACAGTTCTTTACTTTATTTAGGCTTTACGGTCCCCAAGCTGATTTTTTTAATGGCAACTTTGTGTTAGATGATATTCAACGTATTGATACCAAATAG